Below is a window of Pseudomonas sp. B21-040 DNA.
GGCAAGCTGCCCGCCTCGATGACCAGCAGCGTGCCATTCATGGACGTGCCCGCTTCATCGAGGGTCGGGCCGCCGAAGCGCACCACTACCCGATGAGCCTGGTTGGCACGTAAATGCGCCTGATGGCTAGGCCGCAAACGCTGACGCAAGGCTAGCGAGTCCGGATGGTCGGTGGCGAATACCGCAAAAAACTGGCCCATGATTCACACAATTTCCATGACAAATTCATAACACGCACGCTTGAACGGCAATTGCATATCCAGGTCGGCGGACAAGTCGTCGTGAGTGAAACGGTCTTCGTAGATCACCTGCAACGACTGTTTGACGCCAAACACCGCATCGGACTCCAGGTACGGATCATCGTGATTGAACAGGTGCGTGACCAGTTTTCGATAGCCCGGTACGTCGATCATGAAGTGCAGGTGTGCGGGCCGCCACGCGTGACGGTTGGCGGCATTGAGCATACGCCCGACCGGGCCATCGGTAGGGATCGGGTAGCACACGGGAACAATCGTGCGAATGGCGAAGTAGCCATTGGCATCGGTGCGATATCGACCGCGTAAATTGCCGAACGGCTGCTCCGTGTCCTGGCCTGAATACATCCCGTTTTCGGCGGTT
It encodes the following:
- a CDS encoding YciI family protein; this encodes MGQFFAVFATDHPDSLALRQRLRPSHQAHLRANQAHRVVVRFGGPTLDEAGTSMNGTLLVIEAGSLPEVEAFIQDDPYVQAGLFASVQIRPWHWSLGNPELRG